The Candidatus Kapaibacterium sp. genome includes a window with the following:
- a CDS encoding EVE domain-containing protein: MEVAIERNIKDSIDYLVETAKYFNELMIPEILFKQLNLLTKNEINGLLDKDYKQSKTRVYPVNLLRRIVLVKLNQGTEITNNDIEEIKKAIIEKNLAFIQTYVPIIDNSMLKNSNINDKSFIVWSMPFRLLYTIFYFKNKREIQLKVQKCLNEISDYTINYISTNFNIKFSSHSIDFNGFQAQGRDIASLLFTPSIFTNHKKCAQLLFDFKSDGLIAEIGRGEDLRVKIDDIMSNKGYSATSIEIHDVNELENTINQIVPIVEDINIILSENDSPILNMLSIYKDHIKKVGLNDEHYKWKLLGLHQGKPNLNATNFEQEFLEVDYSNLLYQYALNVAKHLVKTKPIEYKSCLSELFDETKPLNDRIRSFIDTADELYKSVKAVERHSHQHDERTAATFLTYHNPTKYTFYKSSFYEAYCEYIKVNTKKTGQKYNHYLGLMNELVDNYIKHDQELIGLIQSQLDTDDFHDDNLLLLAQDILYQCFDKKLIHTRNYWIFQANPDIFDVFSALKENKVNSWLINQNKGNIRSGDKVILWVTGEKSGCYALAEISDNPKEVGLETDDHFWKTTKPSGLRAPITITHNYIDNPILKSEIMNIEELKNLKAGKQGTNLKATKEEFEFLLKLRPSNSKNFAKNLILYGPPGTGKTFNSKIKAQEIDGTSSNSFITFHQSFSYEQFVEGISVCTDKGNKEIVIYDVKGGIFKKVCVEAIGFDDFENFLQEYDDKEKRKEYLSKREPVVLIIDEINRGNISKIFGELITLLEEDKRLGEDNEIIVTLPYSGEQFGVPPNLYIIGTMNTADRSLVQLDTALRRRFDFEEMMPKYHHTDEIIIINEKTAIDELKWPNSGIIGDKDLSIFLYKLNEKICKEYDREHQIGHSFLMKVNTFEELRRAWENRIMPLLQEYFYADYGNLAKVIGESEYLAKPAKDNEKWKLKMKASEGKFENEFAKVYEFAVYGKNANQKTNGAEEQDEEIEA; the protein is encoded by the coding sequence ATGGAAGTTGCAATTGAAAGAAACATCAAAGATTCAATAGATTATTTGGTCGAAACTGCCAAATATTTCAACGAACTCATGATACCAGAGATTTTATTTAAACAACTTAATTTGCTTACTAAAAATGAAATTAATGGCTTACTAGACAAGGATTATAAGCAAAGCAAAACACGAGTATATCCGGTTAATTTGTTACGAAGAATTGTGCTAGTTAAACTTAACCAAGGAACAGAAATTACAAATAATGATATTGAAGAAATTAAGAAAGCCATTATTGAAAAAAATCTTGCTTTTATACAAACGTATGTTCCAATTATTGATAATAGTATGCTTAAGAACTCTAATATCAATGACAAATCTTTTATAGTTTGGAGTATGCCCTTTAGACTGCTTTATACAATTTTTTACTTCAAAAACAAGCGTGAAATCCAGCTTAAAGTACAAAAATGTCTAAATGAAATATCCGATTACACAATAAACTATATTTCAACTAACTTCAATATTAAATTTAGTTCTCATTCTATTGATTTTAATGGCTTCCAGGCTCAAGGTAGAGATATTGCTTCCTTGTTATTTACTCCTTCAATATTTACTAATCATAAGAAATGTGCCCAGCTTCTTTTTGATTTTAAGTCTGACGGGCTAATTGCTGAAATCGGCAGAGGAGAGGATTTAAGAGTGAAAATTGATGATATAATGTCAAATAAAGGATATAGTGCCACTTCTATCGAAATACATGACGTAAACGAACTTGAAAATACCATAAACCAAATAGTGCCTATTGTAGAAGACATCAACATTATATTGAGTGAAAATGATAGCCCCATACTAAATATGCTTAGTATATATAAAGATCACATAAAAAAAGTTGGATTAAACGATGAACACTACAAATGGAAATTACTCGGTCTTCATCAAGGTAAGCCAAATCTTAATGCCACGAACTTTGAACAAGAATTTCTAGAAGTTGATTATTCTAATCTACTTTACCAATATGCATTAAATGTAGCAAAGCATTTAGTTAAAACAAAACCAATAGAGTATAAAAGTTGTTTAAGTGAATTATTTGATGAGACTAAACCTCTTAATGATAGAATTAGGTCTTTTATTGACACTGCTGATGAATTATACAAATCTGTAAAAGCTGTAGAAAGGCATTCTCATCAACATGATGAAAGGACTGCTGCCACTTTTTTAACATATCACAATCCAACCAAATACACCTTTTATAAATCATCTTTTTATGAGGCTTATTGCGAATATATAAAAGTCAACACAAAAAAAACGGGGCAAAAGTATAATCATTATTTGGGGTTGATGAATGAATTAGTTGATAATTATATCAAACATGACCAAGAGCTCATCGGTTTGATCCAAAGCCAATTAGATACTGACGATTTTCATGATGATAATTTATTACTTTTAGCACAAGATATTTTGTATCAATGTTTCGATAAAAAATTAATACATACCCGCAACTATTGGATTTTCCAAGCTAATCCTGATATTTTTGACGTATTTTCAGCATTAAAGGAAAACAAGGTCAATAGCTGGTTAATAAATCAAAACAAAGGAAATATTAGGAGTGGCGATAAAGTAATTTTATGGGTGACAGGTGAAAAAAGTGGATGTTATGCACTTGCTGAAATAAGCGACAACCCAAAAGAAGTCGGTTTGGAAACTGATGATCATTTTTGGAAAACAACAAAACCAAGCGGATTAAGAGCTCCAATTACAATAACGCATAATTATATTGACAATCCAATATTAAAAAGTGAAATAATGAACATTGAAGAATTAAAGAATCTGAAAGCTGGTAAACAAGGCACAAATTTGAAGGCAACCAAAGAAGAGTTTGAATTCTTACTCAAATTAAGACCCAGCAATTCCAAAAATTTCGCCAAAAACCTAATCCTCTATGGACCTCCCGGCACGGGGAAAACGTTTAATAGCAAAATCAAAGCTCAAGAAATTGATGGTACGTCGAGCAACTCTTTCATCACATTTCACCAATCATTCTCATACGAACAATTTGTTGAAGGGATTTCGGTTTGCACAGATAAAGGGAACAAAGAAATTGTCATTTATGACGTTAAAGGTGGAATCTTTAAGAAAGTGTGTGTAGAAGCAATTGGATTTGATGATTTTGAAAACTTCTTACAAGAATATGACGATAAGGAAAAGAGGAAGGAATATTTAAGCAAACGTGAGCCCGTCGTCCTCATCATTGATGAAATTAATCGCGGGAATATCTCCAAAATATTTGGCGAATTGATAACGCTGCTCGAAGAAGATAAGCGATTGGGCGAGGATAACGAGATAATCGTGACGCTGCCGTATTCCGGCGAGCAGTTTGGTGTGCCACCCAATTTGTATATCATCGGCACAATGAATACAGCCGACCGCTCACTCGTCCAACTCGATACAGCACTTCGCCGCCGCTTCGATTTCGAGGAGATGATGCCGAAGTATCATCATACAGACGAAATCATAATAATCAATGAAAAGACCGCTATTGATGAATTAAAATGGCCAAATTCAGGGATAATTGGAGATAAAGATTTATCAATTTTCCTCTACAAACTTAACGAAAAAATCTGTAAAGAATACGACCGCGAACATCAAATCGGGCATTCATTTTTGATGAAAGTGAATACTTTTGAAGAGCTTCGCCGTGCTTGGGAAAACAGGATTATGCCTCTCTTGCAGGAATATTTCTATGCCGATTATGGCAATCTTGCAAAAGTGATAGGCGAGTCTGAGTATCTTGCAAAACCTGCGAAAGATAATGAAAAATGGAAACTGAAAATGAAAGCAAGTGAAGGCAAATTTGAAAATGAATTTGCTAAAGTTTATGAGTTTGCTGTGTATGGAAAAAACGCAAATCAAAAGACTAACGGAGCGGAAGAGCAAGATGAAGAAATTGAAGCATAA
- a CDS encoding McrC family protein — MNTINIVEYDRQPVDKEQWDTLLDFQDKFPKNLPFTLHPTKADIKNCIKAKNFVGTLQHKDLKINVFPKLYTGAKLEGNKKQAIKNFMFMLEYGYNFAKLKDFESSIEKEKMDNFFEVLIYLFAKKLIEQLKMNPNRSYITVEDESNFLKGSWRLSEQLSKSPHLKHKFHVSYDEFTDNNELNRILKFVSRMLLFATSNSGNKLLLHHILLIYAEIDDILKPDSIELDKVKFTRINQEYKPIFELARLFLNKLSTHTLDSKISTFTFMFDMNFLFEQFIAGFIRKHELHPPGYEMETQKCSESLLTEKLNEKIVKHFSLRPDIFFKAKDKKNHFILDTKYKQLDEKVKSLGVSQSDAYQMYAYSQRYDCKRVILLYPKHLNKEAGSKNFTFFNSDHRLDIRTVNICRDLKEQQGALEKDIREILINKIGEK; from the coding sequence ATGAACACGATTAACATAGTAGAATACGATAGACAACCAGTAGATAAAGAACAGTGGGATACACTACTTGATTTTCAAGATAAGTTCCCTAAAAATCTGCCATTCACTTTGCACCCAACAAAAGCAGATATTAAAAATTGCATAAAGGCAAAAAACTTTGTTGGCACTCTTCAACACAAAGACCTGAAAATCAATGTATTCCCGAAACTATATACAGGAGCTAAATTAGAGGGCAATAAGAAACAAGCCATTAAAAACTTTATGTTCATGCTTGAGTATGGCTATAATTTCGCTAAACTCAAGGATTTTGAATCATCCATCGAAAAAGAGAAAATGGATAATTTCTTCGAGGTATTGATTTATCTTTTTGCGAAGAAATTGATTGAGCAGTTGAAAATGAACCCGAACCGCTCCTACATAACAGTCGAAGACGAGAGCAATTTCCTCAAAGGCTCATGGCGACTGAGCGAGCAACTCTCCAAATCGCCGCATCTGAAGCATAAATTCCACGTTTCCTACGACGAATTCACCGACAATAACGAGTTGAACCGGATTTTGAAATTTGTCTCGCGGATGCTGCTTTTTGCGACAAGCAATTCCGGCAATAAGCTGCTGCTGCACCATATCTTGCTGATTTATGCTGAAATTGACGACATCTTGAAACCTGACTCAATTGAATTGGATAAAGTGAAATTCACCAGAATCAATCAGGAATATAAGCCGATTTTCGAGCTTGCACGGCTGTTTCTGAACAAACTTTCTACGCATACGCTGGATTCGAAAATCTCCACTTTCACTTTTATGTTTGATATGAATTTTCTTTTCGAGCAATTTATAGCAGGGTTTATCAGAAAACATGAACTTCATCCGCCAGGATATGAAATGGAAACTCAAAAGTGCAGTGAATCTTTATTGACGGAAAAATTAAATGAGAAAATTGTCAAACATTTCAGTTTAAGACCTGATATTTTTTTTAAAGCCAAAGATAAAAAGAATCATTTTATATTAGACACAAAATACAAACAGTTGGACGAGAAAGTGAAAAGCCTCGGTGTCTCGCAAAGCGATGCATACCAGATGTATGCATATTCTCAGAGATACGATTGCAAGCGAGTAATCTTGCTATATCCGAAACATCTTAATAAAGAAGCAGGAAGCAAAAACTTTACTTTTTTTAACTCCGATCACAGATTGGATATCCGTACTGTGAATATATGTAGGGATTTGAAGGAACAGCAAGGTGCTCTGGAAAAAGACATTAGGGAGATTTTGATTAACAAAATAGGAGAAAAGTAA
- the tnpA gene encoding IS200/IS605 family transposase, which yields MAGTYTQIYIQIVIVVKGRDNLIRNENKDELYKYISGIVHNKGHKMLCINGVANHIHFLIGFKPVEQLSELVKEIKRCSSLFINERKWVKGKFEWQSGYGAFSYSHSQISKVALYIENQEEHHRRKTFKEEYIELLNKFNVAYDERYIFEDVGLL from the coding sequence ATGGCAGGAACATATACTCAGATTTACATTCAAATTGTAATCGTTGTCAAAGGTAGAGATAATTTGATTAGAAATGAGAACAAAGACGAGCTTTATAAGTATATCAGCGGAATTGTTCATAACAAAGGGCATAAGATGCTCTGTATAAACGGCGTTGCGAATCATATACACTTTCTAATTGGTTTTAAGCCCGTAGAACAACTTTCCGAATTAGTCAAGGAGATAAAACGTTGCTCATCATTGTTTATTAACGAAAGGAAATGGGTAAAAGGAAAATTTGAATGGCAATCCGGATATGGTGCATTTTCTTACTCTCATTCCCAAATTAGTAAAGTTGCGCTATATATTGAGAATCAAGAGGAGCATCATAGAAGAAAGACTTTTAAGGAAGAATATATCGAGCTCTTAAACAAGTTTAATGTTGCGTATGATGAAAGATATATTTTTGAAGATGTGGGCTTGCTATAG
- a CDS encoding B12-binding domain-containing radical SAM protein — MATTKIALINPESKRTVNYYPTGLCSLSSYVKKYSKKDVVIKIFNYDEDELSYLESFAPDIIGLTSFTHYFKKSVQISKLLKQKFPQSLLVFGGCHISVMPESLQGDFDLAVIGEGEQSFLEIVENFSDISDLSFKSIDGIAYRENGSVIINNARPLIRNLDEIPIPDRENINDLERIITADHPGWFGRTGLRHAQLSTSRGCPYNCIFCQPSAMWEKYRMNSPEYIAEEIDYIHKKFGINAILIEDDLFTGSKKRVSGIIDMLGHKGLLGKIVYYVAGRTLQIDEEWAQLFKKLGVYKVEFGIESGSDRVAQYLKTGKSSTEINKKAITILNAAGISVMGSFIAGAPSETKEELQQSKDMIRWIQKSHKNNTCGIGIATPLPATELWNIAVSKGLIDLDTFDWDKLLALKVMPKSGNDFILLNENMSADYILKQVKSINFRLNLGSPSTFIKALPRRLLKLFRKILGRLS, encoded by the coding sequence ATGGCAACAACAAAAATAGCCCTGATAAATCCTGAGTCAAAGAGGACTGTTAATTATTATCCCACCGGATTATGCTCATTAAGCTCTTATGTCAAAAAGTACTCCAAGAAAGATGTTGTTATCAAAATTTTCAATTATGATGAAGATGAACTGTCATATTTGGAAAGTTTTGCCCCTGATATAATTGGATTAACATCATTTACTCATTATTTCAAAAAAAGCGTCCAAATCAGCAAATTGCTAAAACAAAAATTTCCCCAAAGCTTGCTTGTATTCGGCGGTTGCCATATATCTGTAATGCCTGAGTCATTGCAGGGCGATTTCGATTTGGCTGTAATCGGCGAAGGCGAACAAAGCTTTCTCGAGATAGTGGAAAATTTCTCGGACATCTCCGATTTATCTTTCAAATCTATTGATGGGATTGCGTATCGGGAAAATGGCAGTGTAATCATCAACAACGCACGACCATTGATTCGTAATTTGGACGAAATCCCAATTCCCGACAGAGAAAATATTAATGACTTGGAGCGGATTATAACTGCTGACCATCCCGGCTGGTTTGGCAGAACCGGTTTGCGACATGCACAATTATCTACTTCTCGTGGTTGTCCTTACAACTGTATTTTTTGTCAGCCATCAGCAATGTGGGAAAAATACCGAATGAATTCTCCGGAATATATCGCCGAAGAGATTGATTACATTCACAAAAAATTCGGCATTAACGCGATACTGATTGAAGACGACCTTTTCACAGGAAGCAAGAAGCGGGTTTCAGGAATTATTGATATGTTGGGTCACAAAGGCTTATTGGGCAAAATAGTCTATTATGTGGCAGGTAGAACACTGCAAATTGATGAAGAATGGGCACAATTGTTCAAAAAACTGGGAGTTTATAAAGTAGAATTCGGGATTGAGTCCGGTTCTGACAGAGTTGCACAATACTTAAAAACCGGCAAATCTTCAACTGAGATAAACAAGAAAGCGATAACAATTCTAAACGCGGCAGGAATCAGTGTTATGGGGTCATTTATTGCCGGCGCCCCAAGCGAGACAAAGGAAGAATTGCAGCAATCAAAAGATATGATTAGATGGATTCAGAAGAGCCACAAAAATAATACTTGCGGCATCGGAATCGCTACACCTCTGCCTGCAACCGAGCTCTGGAATATTGCCGTTTCCAAGGGATTGATAGATTTAGACACTTTTGATTGGGACAAATTATTAGCTTTAAAAGTTATGCCAAAGTCCGGTAACGATTTTATATTGCTGAATGAAAATATGAGTGCGGATTATATTCTCAAGCAAGTTAAATCCATCAATTTTCGTCTAAATCTGGGTTCACCCTCTACATTTATTAAAGCTTTACCCCGCCGATTACTAAAACTATTTAGAAAAATACTGGGACGGTTGAGCTAA
- a CDS encoding type II toxin-antitoxin system HicB family antitoxin, whose amino-acid sequence MKDYHINIFYSEEDGGYIADIPDLAYCSAFGDTPEAALHEVLEAKELWLETAQAANKKIPKPHYKPLLYQIAML is encoded by the coding sequence ATGAAAGATTATCATATAAATATATTTTATAGCGAAGAAGACGGTGGTTACATAGCGGACATACCGGACTTAGCTTATTGCTCTGCATTTGGAGATACACCTGAAGCAGCACTTCATGAGGTGTTGGAAGCTAAAGAATTATGGCTTGAAACCGCACAAGCAGCGAATAAAAAAATCCCTAAACCACATTATAAGCCTCTACTATACCAAATAGCCATGCTTTGA
- a CDS encoding type II toxin-antitoxin system HicA family toxin, with the protein MKVEKILKKLIAGTHNVKFGEMLYLLEAFGFELDRTKGSHHIFKHVGINEIVNIQNVNGEVKSYQVKQVLTIIERNSLTYK; encoded by the coding sequence ATGAAAGTTGAGAAAATTCTAAAGAAATTGATTGCAGGCACCCATAACGTCAAATTTGGCGAGATGTTATATCTGCTCGAAGCATTTGGATTTGAGTTAGACAGAACTAAGGGCAGCCATCACATTTTCAAGCATGTAGGAATAAATGAGATCGTCAACATACAAAACGTGAATGGAGAAGTTAAATCTTACCAAGTAAAACAAGTTTTAACTATTATCGAAAGAAATTCGTTAACTTATAAGTAA